In Streptococcus oralis, a single window of DNA contains:
- the groL gene encoding chaperonin GroEL (60 kDa chaperone family; promotes refolding of misfolded polypeptides especially under stressful conditions; forms two stacked rings of heptamers to form a barrel-shaped 14mer; ends can be capped by GroES; misfolded proteins enter the barrel where they are refolded when GroES binds), producing the protein MSKEIKFSSDARSAMVRGVDILADTVKVTLGPKGRNVVLEKSFGSPLITNDGVTIAKEIELEDHFENMGAKLVSEVASKTNDIAGDGTTTATVLTQAIVREGIKNVTAGANPIGIRRGIEAAVAAAVEALKNNAIPVANKEAIAQVAAVSSRSEKVGEYISEAMEKVGKDGVITIEESRGMETELEVVEGMQFDRGYLSQYMVTDSEKMVADLENPYILITDKKISNIQEILPLLESILQSNRPLLIIADDVDGEALPTLVLNKIRGTFNVVAVKAPGFGDRRKAMLEDIAILTGGTVITEDLGLELKDATIEALGQAARVTVDKDSTVIVEGAGNPEAISHRVAVIKSQIETTTSEFDREKLQERLAKLSGGVAVIKVGAATETELKEMKLRIEDALNATRAAVEEGIVAGGGTALANVIPAVADLELTGDEATGRNIVLRALEEPVRQIAHNAGFEGSIVIDRLKNAEVGTGFNAATGEWVNMIEEGIIDPVKVSRSALQNAASVASLILTTEAVVANKPEPVAPAPAMDPSMMGGMM; encoded by the coding sequence ATGTCAAAAGAAATTAAATTTTCATCTGATGCTCGTTCAGCCATGGTTCGTGGTGTTGATATCCTAGCAGACACTGTTAAAGTAACCTTAGGACCAAAAGGTCGTAATGTTGTGTTGGAAAAATCATTTGGCTCACCATTGATTACCAATGACGGGGTGACCATTGCCAAAGAAATCGAGTTGGAAGACCATTTTGAAAATATGGGTGCCAAATTGGTATCAGAAGTAGCTTCAAAAACCAATGATATCGCAGGTGACGGAACGACAACTGCAACAGTCTTGACTCAAGCTATCGTCCGCGAAGGAATTAAAAACGTCACTGCAGGTGCCAACCCAATCGGCATTCGTCGTGGGATTGAAGCAGCGGTTGCCGCAGCTGTAGAAGCCTTGAAAAACAATGCCATCCCTGTTGCCAATAAAGAAGCCATCGCTCAGGTTGCCGCTGTATCTTCTCGTTCTGAAAAAGTCGGCGAATACATCTCTGAAGCCATGGAAAAAGTTGGTAAAGACGGAGTCATTACTATTGAAGAGTCACGTGGTATGGAAACAGAGCTTGAAGTCGTGGAAGGGATGCAGTTTGACCGCGGTTACCTATCACAGTACATGGTGACAGATAGCGAAAAAATGGTGGCTGACCTCGAAAATCCATACATTTTGATTACTGATAAGAAGATTTCAAATATCCAAGAAATCTTGCCACTCCTAGAAAGTATTCTCCAAAGCAATCGTCCACTCTTGATTATTGCGGATGATGTGGATGGTGAAGCTCTTCCGACTCTTGTATTGAACAAGATTCGTGGAACCTTCAACGTAGTAGCAGTTAAGGCCCCTGGCTTTGGTGACCGTCGTAAGGCTATGTTAGAAGACATCGCTATCTTGACAGGCGGAACAGTCATCACAGAAGATCTTGGTCTTGAGTTGAAAGACGCTACTATTGAGGCGCTAGGTCAAGCAGCGAGAGTAACTGTGGACAAAGATAGCACGGTTATCGTAGAAGGTGCTGGAAATCCTGAAGCCATTTCCCACCGTGTTGCGGTTATCAAGTCACAAATTGAAACTACAACATCTGAATTTGACCGCGAAAAATTGCAAGAACGCTTGGCAAAATTGTCAGGTGGTGTCGCAGTCATCAAGGTCGGTGCTGCAACTGAAACTGAGTTGAAAGAAATGAAACTCCGCATTGAAGATGCCCTCAACGCTACTCGTGCAGCCGTTGAAGAAGGAATCGTTGCAGGTGGTGGAACTGCTCTTGCCAATGTCATTCCAGCCGTTGCTGATTTGGAATTGACAGGAGATGAAGCAACAGGACGCAATATTGTTCTCCGCGCCTTGGAAGAACCAGTTCGTCAAATCGCCCACAATGCAGGATTCGAAGGGTCTATCGTCATTGACCGTTTGAAAAATGCTGAAGTTGGTACAGGCTTCAACGCAGCAACTGGCGAGTGGGTCAACATGATTGAAGAGGGAATCATCGACCCAGTTAAAGTGAGCCGTTCAGCCCTTCAAAATGCAGCCTCTGTAGCTAGCTTGATTTTAACAACAGAAGCAGTCGTAGCCAATAAACCAGAACCAGTAGCCCCAGCTCCAGCAATGGATCCAAGCATGATGGGCGGGATGATGTAA
- the groES gene encoding co-chaperone GroES, with product MLKPLGDRVVLKIEEKEQTVGGFVLAGSAQEKTKTAQVVATGQGVRTLNGDLVAPSVKPGDRVLVEAHAGIDVKDGDEKYIIVGEANILAIIEE from the coding sequence ATGTTGAAACCATTAGGAGACCGTGTGGTCTTGAAAATCGAAGAAAAAGAACAAACTGTTGGAGGCTTTGTCCTTGCGGGCTCAGCCCAAGAAAAAACAAAAACAGCCCAAGTTGTAGCTACTGGACAAGGGGTTCGTACCTTGAACGGTGACTTGGTTGCTCCAAGCGTTAAGCCTGGAGACCGTGTCTTAGTTGAAGCTCACGCAGGTATTGATGTCAAAGATGGCGATGAAAAGTATATCATCGTAGGCGAAGCTAACATCTTGGCTATCATTGAAGAATAG
- a CDS encoding single-stranded DNA-binding protein, giving the protein MYNKVIMIGRLTSTPELHKTNNDKSVARATIAVNRRYKDQNGEREADFVNLVLWGKLAETLASYATKGSLISVDGELRTRRFEKNGQMNYVTEVLATGFQLLESRAQRAMRENNAGQDLADLVLEEEELPF; this is encoded by the coding sequence ATGTATAATAAAGTTATCATGATCGGGCGCTTAACGTCTACACCAGAATTGCACAAAACCAACAATGACAAGTCAGTAGCGCGAGCAACTATCGCTGTGAATCGTCGTTACAAAGACCAAAACGGTGAACGTGAAGCTGATTTTGTCAATTTGGTTCTTTGGGGGAAATTGGCTGAAACCTTGGCAAGCTACGCAACTAAAGGTAGTCTTATCTCTGTGGATGGAGAACTTCGTACCCGTCGCTTTGAGAAAAATGGCCAGATGAACTATGTGACTGAAGTCCTTGCCACAGGATTCCAACTTTTGGAAAGCCGCGCCCAACGTGCTATGCGTGAAAATAACGCAGGACAGGATTTGGCAGATTTGGTCTTGGAAGAGGAAGAATTGCCATTTTAA
- a CDS encoding SDR family NAD(P)-dependent oxidoreductase, with protein MAKNVVITGATSGIGEAIARAYLKQGENVVLTGRRTDRLEALKSEFAETFPNQTVWTFALDVTDMTMVKTVCSDILETIGQIDILVNNAGLALGLAPYQDYEELDMLTMLDTNVKGLMAVTRCFLPAMVKANQGHIINMGSTAGIYAYAGAAVYSATKAAVKTFSDGLRIDTIATDIKVTTIQPGIVETDFSAVRFHGDKERAATVYQGIEALQAQDIADTVVYVTSQPRRVQITDMTIMANQQATGFMVHKK; from the coding sequence ATGGCGAAAAATGTAGTGATTACAGGAGCGACCTCAGGAATCGGTGAAGCCATTGCGCGTGCTTATCTGAAGCAGGGGGAGAATGTCGTCCTAACTGGGCGACGGACAGACAGACTAGAAGCCCTCAAGTCAGAGTTTGCAGAAACGTTTCCAAATCAAACCGTTTGGACCTTTGCACTGGATGTCACGGATATGACCATGGTCAAGACTGTCTGCTCCGATATTTTGGAAACGATAGGGCAGATTGATATCTTGGTCAATAATGCCGGACTAGCTCTTGGCTTGGCTCCCTATCAGGACTACGAAGAGTTGGATATGCTGACCATGTTGGATACCAATGTCAAGGGTTTGATGGCAGTTACTCGCTGTTTCTTGCCAGCAATGGTAAAAGCCAATCAGGGTCATATTATCAACATGGGATCGACCGCAGGAATCTATGCCTATGCGGGTGCAGCAGTTTATTCAGCCACCAAGGCAGCAGTTAAAACCTTTTCAGATGGCCTGCGAATTGATACCATCGCAACGGATATCAAGGTGACCACCATTCAGCCAGGAATTGTCGAAACAGATTTTTCTGCGGTACGTTTCCACGGTGACAAAGAGCGAGCTGCGACCGTATATCAAGGAATTGAGGCCTTGCAGGCACAAGATATCGCAGATACGGTGGTCTATGTGACCAGTCAGCCTCGTCGTGTGCAGATTACAGATATGACCATTATGGCCAATCAACAGGCAACAGGTTTCATGGTTCATAAAAAATAA
- the ytpR gene encoding YtpR family tRNA-binding protein, whose translation MIFTYNKEHVGDVLMVIVKNSGDAKLDVERKGKVARVFLKENGETVAWNIFEVSSLFEIAERGQVFLTDEQVERLNQELRAEGFAEEIVNDKELKFVVGEIIEMVAHPDSDHLNICQVAVASDKTVQIVAGAPNARVGLKTIVALPGAMMPKGNLIFPGELRGEKSFGMMCSPRELHLPNAPQKRGVIELSEEQVVGTPFDPAKHWTA comes from the coding sequence ATGATTTTTACATATAACAAAGAGCATGTCGGCGATGTCCTTATGGTCATCGTGAAAAATAGCGGAGATGCCAAACTGGACGTGGAGCGCAAAGGCAAAGTAGCCCGTGTTTTCCTCAAAGAAAATGGAGAAACAGTGGCTTGGAATATTTTCGAAGTTTCAAGTTTGTTTGAAATTGCAGAGCGTGGTCAAGTCTTTTTGACAGATGAACAAGTAGAACGTTTGAACCAAGAATTGCGAGCGGAAGGCTTTGCAGAAGAGATTGTCAATGACAAAGAACTTAAGTTTGTTGTCGGTGAGATTATCGAGATGGTAGCTCATCCAGATAGTGACCACCTCAACATCTGCCAAGTTGCAGTCGCAAGTGACAAGACAGTTCAAATCGTGGCAGGAGCACCTAATGCGCGTGTTGGGTTGAAAACCATTGTAGCTCTTCCTGGAGCGATGATGCCAAAAGGAAATCTCATTTTTCCAGGCGAGCTTCGTGGTGAAAAGAGTTTTGGCATGATGTGTAGCCCACGTGAGTTGCATTTGCCAAATGCTCCGCAAAAACGTGGGGTTATTGAATTATCAGAAGAACAAGTTGTCGGAACTCCATTTGACCCAGCCAAACACTGGACGGCCTAG
- a CDS encoding thioredoxin family protein, protein MITPNSIEELAGFVEQDGKKVFLFVADWCGDCRYIYPSLPEIEETNPEFTFIRVDRDQYLDLAKLWDVYGIPSLVVLEKDKEIGRFVNRDRKSKEEINDFLAGLK, encoded by the coding sequence ATGATTACTCCCAATAGTATAGAAGAACTAGCAGGTTTTGTCGAGCAAGATGGCAAGAAGGTCTTCCTTTTTGTGGCAGACTGGTGTGGCGATTGTCGTTATATCTATCCATCCTTGCCAGAGATTGAGGAGACCAATCCAGAGTTCACATTTATTCGAGTGGACCGAGACCAGTATCTGGATCTGGCCAAACTCTGGGATGTGTACGGCATTCCTAGCCTTGTTGTGCTAGAAAAGGACAAGGAAATCGGCCGTTTTGTCAATCGCGACCGTAAAAGCAAGGAAGAAATTAACGACTTTTTAGCAGGACTGAAATAG
- a CDS encoding DUF4651 domain-containing protein, with amino-acid sequence MNGMKAKKLWMTGLTVAGLSALALGAKKAADNHKLMKTQEELTAIVRELFSDMGEIATLYVQVYESSLERLVGGVVFEDGRHYTFVYENEDLVYEEEVL; translated from the coding sequence ATGAATGGTATGAAAGCTAAGAAATTATGGATGACTGGCTTGACTGTGGCTGGTCTAAGTGCCCTTGCTTTGGGGGCTAAAAAAGCAGCAGATAACCACAAACTCATGAAGACTCAAGAAGAGTTGACCGCTATCGTGCGCGAACTTTTCTCAGATATGGGTGAGATTGCGACCCTCTATGTTCAAGTCTACGAAAGTAGCCTAGAGCGACTCGTCGGAGGAGTCGTTTTCGAGGATGGTCGTCACTATACCTTTGTCTATGAAAATGAAGACCTGGTCTATGAGGAGGAAGTCTTATGA
- a CDS encoding N-acetylmuramoyl-L-alanine amidase family protein, with protein MKKITLFGLSLAGLALLTFPHSGQAFELKEEWVIKCGVQYQDGKILRFNNGHEVDIKVLDLPKTEKIEWTVSLNGQDQTVNFLGQEKDKSMIGVEGRYLNFYVPYGYRGDIKVEAKSGNEVKTWSTKVVDDVHHEGGKRGYYRINESNDQYTYLDAKWDYQTKTYTATLPETVNGQKVYAWKDLDNGELKLTKPESISHSYKGGGAFRELYPIVKAESWLKSDQNWYYQKQGQLVQNAWVKDNGTWYFMNDKGIMFNQTWLYQGGKWYAFKSSGAMIASDWLYDQGKWYYLSTSGSMKASTWIFDKGEWYYVSSSGAMIANDWVKDNGKWYYLASSGKMLRNTYTPDGYYVGNSGAWQ; from the coding sequence ATGAAAAAAATCACACTATTTGGTTTGTCTCTAGCAGGTCTAGCTTTACTGACTTTTCCTCATTCAGGGCAGGCATTTGAGCTTAAAGAAGAATGGGTTATTAAGTGTGGAGTGCAGTATCAAGATGGCAAGATTCTTCGTTTTAACAATGGTCATGAAGTGGATATCAAAGTCTTGGATTTGCCAAAAACCGAGAAAATCGAGTGGACGGTTAGTCTCAATGGTCAAGATCAGACTGTCAATTTCCTAGGTCAAGAAAAGGACAAGTCTATGATTGGTGTAGAGGGGCGTTACCTGAATTTCTATGTTCCATATGGCTATAGAGGAGATATCAAGGTAGAAGCCAAGAGCGGAAATGAAGTAAAGACCTGGTCAACGAAAGTGGTTGACGATGTACATCATGAAGGTGGAAAGAGAGGCTACTACCGTATTAACGAATCAAATGATCAATACACTTACCTTGATGCTAAATGGGACTATCAAACCAAGACTTACACTGCCACCTTACCAGAGACTGTCAATGGTCAAAAAGTTTATGCTTGGAAAGACCTTGACAATGGTGAGTTAAAACTTACAAAACCAGAATCTATCAGTCATTCCTACAAGGGGGGAGGAGCCTTCCGAGAACTTTATCCGATTGTAAAAGCAGAAAGCTGGCTAAAATCAGACCAAAATTGGTACTATCAAAAACAAGGCCAACTAGTTCAAAATGCTTGGGTTAAAGACAATGGAACTTGGTACTTTATGAATGATAAAGGGATTATGTTTAATCAAACTTGGCTCTATCAAGGTGGCAAATGGTATGCCTTTAAATCATCAGGAGCTATGATTGCTAGTGATTGGCTTTACGACCAAGGCAAGTGGTACTATTTATCAACTTCAGGCTCTATGAAAGCAAGCACTTGGATTTTTGACAAGGGAGAATGGTATTATGTAAGTTCTTCTGGTGCCATGATTGCGAATGATTGGGTCAAAGACAATGGTAAGTGGTATTATCTAGCTTCATCAGGTAAGATGCTTCGCAATACCTACACACCAGATGGCTACTACGTTGGCAACTCAGGTGCCTGGCAATAA
- a CDS encoding CTP synthase: protein MSTKYIFVTGGVVSSIGKGIVAASLGRLLKNRGLKVTIQKFDPYINIDPGTMSPYQHGEVFVTDDGAETDLDLGHYERFIDINLNKYSNVTTGKIYSEVLRKERRGEYLGATVQVIPHITDALKEKIKRAAVTTDSDVIITEVGGTVGDIESLPFLEALRQMKADVGADNVMYIHTTLLPYLKAAGEMKTKPTQHSVKELRGLGIQPNMLVIRTEKPAGQGIKNKLAQFCDVAPEAVIESLDVEHLYQIPLNLQAQGMDQIVCDHLKLDAPAADMAEWSAMVDKVMNLKKQVKISLVGKYVELQDAYISVVEALKHSGYANDAEVKINWVNANDVTAENVAELLSDADGIIVPGGFGQRGTEGKIQAIRYARENDVPMLGVCLGMQLTCIEFARHVLGLEGANSAELAPETKYPIIDIMRDQVDVEDMGGTLRLGLYPSKLKRGSKAATAYHNQEVVQRRHRHRYEFNNAFREQFEAAGFVFSGVSPDNRLVEIVEIPENKFFVACQYHPELSSRPNRPEELYTAFVTAAVENSN, encoded by the coding sequence ATGTCTACGAAATATATTTTTGTAACTGGTGGTGTGGTGTCGTCTATTGGGAAAGGGATTGTCGCAGCCAGTCTGGGGCGTCTCTTGAAAAATCGTGGTCTCAAAGTGACTATTCAGAAGTTTGACCCTTATATCAATATCGATCCGGGAACCATGAGTCCTTACCAGCACGGGGAAGTCTTTGTGACAGATGATGGAGCTGAGACAGATTTGGACTTGGGTCACTATGAACGTTTCATTGATATCAATCTTAACAAATATTCCAACGTGACCACTGGTAAAATCTACAGTGAAGTTCTTCGTAAAGAACGCCGTGGCGAGTACCTTGGCGCAACTGTTCAAGTCATTCCTCATATCACAGATGCTTTGAAAGAAAAAATCAAGCGTGCTGCTGTAACGACTGACTCTGATGTCATTATCACAGAGGTTGGTGGAACTGTTGGGGATATCGAGTCCTTGCCATTCCTAGAGGCCCTTCGTCAGATGAAGGCAGATGTGGGTGCGGATAATGTCATGTACATTCATACAACCTTGCTTCCTTATCTCAAGGCTGCTGGTGAAATGAAGACCAAGCCAACTCAACACTCTGTAAAAGAATTGCGTGGATTGGGAATCCAGCCAAATATGTTGGTCATTCGTACAGAAAAACCAGCTGGTCAAGGAATTAAAAACAAACTAGCTCAGTTTTGTGACGTGGCTCCAGAAGCTGTTATCGAGTCTTTGGATGTCGAACACCTTTACCAAATTCCATTGAACTTGCAGGCGCAAGGCATGGACCAAATTGTCTGTGATCATTTGAAATTAGATGCACCAGCAGCGGATATGGCAGAATGGTCAGCTATGGTGGACAAAGTCATGAACCTGAAAAAACAAGTCAAGATTTCTCTCGTTGGTAAGTATGTGGAGTTGCAAGATGCCTACATCTCTGTGGTCGAAGCCTTGAAACACTCTGGTTATGCCAACGACGCAGAAGTGAAGATTAATTGGGTCAATGCCAATGATGTGACAGCAGAAAATGTGGCAGAGCTCTTGTCGGATGCGGACGGAATCATCGTACCAGGAGGTTTTGGCCAACGTGGTACGGAAGGGAAAATCCAAGCCATCCGTTATGCGCGTGAAAATGATGTTCCAATGTTGGGTGTCTGCTTAGGAATGCAGTTGACTTGTATCGAGTTTGCTCGTCACGTTTTGGGTCTTGAAGGTGCCAATTCTGCTGAACTTGCACCAGAAACAAAATATCCTATCATTGATATCATGCGTGATCAGGTTGATGTTGAAGATATGGGTGGAACCCTTCGTTTGGGACTTTACCCATCTAAGTTGAAACGTGGTTCTAAGGCAGCAACTGCTTATCATAATCAAGAAGTGGTGCAACGTCGTCACCGTCACCGTTATGAGTTTAACAACGCCTTTCGTGAACAGTTTGAGGCAGCAGGTTTTGTCTTTTCAGGAGTTTCACCTGATAATCGTTTGGTCGAAATTGTGGAAATTCCTGAAAATAAATTCTTTGTGGCTTGTCAGTATCACCCTGAACTTTCCAGCCGTCCAAACCGTCCAGAAGAACTCTACACTGCCTTTGTTACTGCAGCAGTTGAAAATAGTAACTAG
- the rpoE gene encoding DNA-directed RNA polymerase subunit delta, with protein MELEVFAGQEKSELSMIEVARAILELRGRDNEMHFSDLVNEIQNYLGTSNSDIREALPLFYTELNFDGSFISLGDNKWGLRSWYGVDEIDEEIIALEESDDDEVAPKAKKQRVNAFMDGDSDAIDYNADDPEDEDAYEADPALSYDDENPDDEKNEVEAYDAEINEIAPDDLGEDVDLNEEDDEFSDDDAETSEEE; from the coding sequence TTGGAATTAGAAGTATTTGCTGGGCAAGAAAAAAGTGAACTATCTATGATTGAGGTAGCGCGTGCTATCTTGGAACTTCGTGGTCGCGATAATGAGATGCATTTTAGCGATCTTGTAAATGAAATTCAAAACTACCTTGGAACATCAAACAGCGATATTCGTGAAGCCTTGCCTTTGTTCTACACAGAGTTGAACTTTGACGGTAGCTTCATCTCACTTGGAGACAACAAATGGGGTCTTCGTTCATGGTATGGTGTAGACGAAATTGACGAAGAAATCATCGCTCTTGAAGAAAGTGATGATGATGAAGTAGCACCAAAAGCTAAGAAGCAGCGTGTCAATGCCTTCATGGATGGAGATTCAGATGCCATTGACTACAATGCGGATGATCCAGAAGACGAAGACGCATACGAAGCAGATCCAGCTCTTTCATACGATGATGAAAATCCAGATGATGAGAAAAATGAAGTGGAAGCTTACGATGCGGAAATAAACGAAATCGCCCCTGATGACTTGGGTGAAGACGTGGATCTCAACGAAGAAGACGACGAGTTTTCTGACGATGACGCTGAAACAAGTGAAGAAGAGTAA
- a CDS encoding DNA cytosine methyltransferase codes for MTNSVSSNRPEKYNIAAFFSGVGGIELGFEQTNEFRVVYANEFDKYARQTYQLNHPDTYLDGRDIHDVQPEDIPAERVDVIMGGFPCQAFSIAGYRKGFDDDRGDLFFELLRMIEGCKPRAIFIENVKNMVGHDHGNTFKVIREALTENNYFIKWKVLNGKDYGNIPQNRERIYIVGFDTKEAYDLFEFPEEIKLTTSLQDVINFGDQLDEVYYYREGKQNFYDQLKFEVTSQDTVYQWRRQYVRENKNGVVPTLTANMGTGGHNVPLILTDSGEIRKLTPKETFNVQGYPKSFKIPEGVSNGQLYKQAGNSVVVPVIKRIAENVAKALNEGQGQSQLDRSGKFAIIYTKMNGQFEGQSYVKDFVDSYDQALEKIKAYDDGLAVLSDEEYLRLVKKQGKLEFYSIN; via the coding sequence ATGACAAATTCTGTAAGTTCGAACCGACCTGAGAAGTACAACATTGCAGCTTTCTTCTCAGGTGTTGGGGGAATTGAGTTGGGATTTGAACAGACCAACGAGTTCAGAGTGGTGTATGCCAATGAATTTGATAAGTATGCGCGTCAGACTTATCAGTTAAACCATCCAGATACCTATTTGGATGGTCGTGATATTCACGATGTTCAGCCGGAGGATATTCCAGCTGAGCGCGTGGATGTGATTATGGGAGGATTCCCTTGTCAGGCCTTTAGTATTGCGGGTTATCGCAAGGGCTTTGATGATGATCGTGGCGATCTTTTCTTCGAATTGCTTCGCATGATTGAGGGGTGCAAACCTCGCGCTATTTTCATCGAAAACGTCAAGAATATGGTCGGTCATGACCATGGCAATACCTTCAAGGTTATTCGTGAAGCCTTGACTGAGAACAACTACTTTATCAAGTGGAAGGTTCTTAACGGGAAAGACTATGGGAATATCCCACAAAACCGTGAGCGGATCTATATTGTTGGTTTTGATACCAAGGAAGCTTATGACTTGTTTGAGTTCCCAGAGGAAATCAAGCTGACTACGAGTCTTCAGGATGTGATTAACTTTGGTGATCAGCTAGACGAGGTCTACTACTACCGTGAAGGCAAGCAGAATTTCTATGACCAGTTGAAATTTGAAGTCACCAGTCAAGATACAGTTTACCAATGGCGCCGTCAGTATGTCCGTGAAAATAAAAACGGTGTTGTCCCTACCCTGACAGCAAATATGGGAACAGGTGGACACAACGTTCCATTGATCTTGACAGACAGCGGCGAGATTCGTAAGTTGACTCCTAAAGAAACCTTTAATGTTCAAGGCTATCCTAAATCCTTTAAAATCCCAGAAGGTGTTTCTAACGGTCAGCTCTATAAACAAGCTGGAAATAGCGTAGTTGTTCCTGTGATTAAACGCATCGCAGAGAATGTTGCCAAGGCTTTAAATGAGGGCCAAGGGCAATCTCAACTTGATCGCTCTGGAAAATTCGCCATTATCTACACCAAAATGAACGGCCAGTTTGAAGGCCAATCCTATGTCAAGGATTTTGTGGATAGCTATGACCAGGCTCTTGAAAAAATCAAGGCTTATGACGATGGTTTAGCCGTTTTATCAGACGAAGAGTATTTGAGACTCGTAAAAAAACAAGGCAAACTCGAATTTTACAGTATTAATTAA